A window of Scomber scombrus chromosome 23, fScoSco1.1, whole genome shotgun sequence contains these coding sequences:
- the LOC134005502 gene encoding uncharacterized protein LOC134005502: MGETNKWRIVLLGKTGAGKSSLANTIFGKKVFKNNNSPNSATKRCQTKTRPVNGRIIKLIDTPGFFDTDRPEEELKPGIMRCIRKSLPGPHAFLIVLKLERFTVQEKAVIEIIGKYFSEEVFKYVTIVFTHGDQLEERKEIEDIISDNQGLSDLVQKCGNRCHVIDNKYWKNNQQDEYRSNQFQVKQLLKTIDKMVMENNSSYYTNKMLQKMERMTKQKGKRKFKKILKSVRIPAEVLFRAFLGESAMIIAVITVFMTMPKPVAVGVEELAVGAARVAAAIAGLDIAAGAAVAAGAVKNLLGKTGSGKSSLANTIFKEAKFKINHVNELKTHFSEAVTKSVNGRSITLIDTPGIFDPGLSEEDMKPEMMRCITECAPGPHAFLIVLKVEKFTKHEKAVITKMSEYFSEDIFKYAAVVLTQGDQLPEGMKIEEFVSESEHMSDLVKNCSGRCHVVDNKYWKNNQQDEYRRNQFQVAELLNTIDKMVMKNKGGYYTNEMLQTVEREIQKEEERIRLSPGNISQEEIRQQAKSRVLKKHLNNAPHRRIRRFVGFAFIAGLIAVVSAVLIKSKFKKDEVLATPLATVRQKEKQKKKQYQQKQRMEQMKQNKKRKKKLRKSQQQRQKTKKEHQLKQKEKKRRQQQKQRMEQMKQNKKRKKIEKEKMSRLKKMQTEKKQQKQKKKQQVVDQVVFLGSSQV, from the exons ATGGGAG AGACAAATAAATGGAGGATTGTCCTTCTTGGAAAAACAGGAGCTGGGAAAAGTAGCCTAGCAAACACAATATTTGGAAAGAAAGTGTTCAAAAACAACAATTCTCCCAACTCTGCAACAAAACGATGTCAAACAAAAACCAGACCTGTCAATGGAAGAATAATCAAATTGATCGACACTCCTGGTTTCTTTGACACAGACAGACCTGAAGAGGAGCTGAAGCCTGGGATAATGAGGTGTATCAGGAAATCTCTTCCTGGGCCTCATGCTTTTCTTATTGTGCTTAAATTGGAGAGATTCACTGTGCAGGAGAAAGCTGTCATTGAGATAATAGGTAAATATTTCTCTGAAGAAGTTTTCAAATATGTTACAATTGTCTTCACTCATGGTGACCAGcttgaagaaagaaaggaaattgAGGACATCATCAGTGATAATCAGGGTCTGAGTGATCTGGTGCAGAAGTGCGGCAACCGATGTCATGTCATTGATAATAAATACTGGAAGAACAACCAGCAGGATGAATACAGGAGCAACCAGTTCCAGGTGAAGCAGCTACTCAAGACAATAGACAAGATGGTGATggaaaacaacagcagctattacacaaataaaatgctACAGAAAATGGAGAGAATGACGAAAcagaagggaaagagaaaattcaaaaaaattcTCAAGTCTGTTCGTATTCCCGCAGAAGTATTGTTTAGAGCTTTTCTTGGTGAGTCAGCAATGATCATTGCTGTTATCACAGTCTTTATGACTATGCCAAAACCGGTAGCAGTTGGAGTAGAGGAGCTTGCAGTGGGAGCAGCAAGAGTAGCTGCAGCCATAGCTGGATTAGATATAGCTGCAGGAGCTGCTGTTGCAGCAGGAGCAGTG aaaaaCCTACTGGGGAAAACTGGATCTGGGAAGAGCAGCCTGGCTAACACCATATTCAAAGAGGCCAAATTCAAAATTAACCATGTTAAtgaattgaaaacacatttttctgaagcAGTAACCAAATCAGTCAATGGAAGAAGCATCACTTTGATAGACACTCCTGGTATCTTTGACCCAGGTCTGTCTGAAGAGGACATGAAGCCTGAGATGATGAGGTGTATCACTGAGTGTGCTCCTGGGCCTCATGCTTTCCTCATTGTGCTTAAAGTGGAGAAATTCACTAAGCACGAGAAAGCTGTCATCACAAAAATGAGTGAATATTTCTCTGAAGATATCTTCAAATATGCTGCAGTAGTCTTAACTCAGGGTGACCAGCTCCCAGAAGGAATGAAGATTGAGGAGTTTGTCAGTGAAAGTGAGCATATGAGCGATCTGGTGAAGAATTGCAGCGGCCGGTGCCACGTCGTTGATAATAAATACTGGAAGAACAACCAGCAGGATGAATACAGGAGAAACCAGTTCCAGGTGGCAGAGCTACTCAACACTATAGACAAGATGGTGATGAAAAACAAAGGAGGCTACTACACCAATGAAATGCTACAAACAGtggagagagaaatacagaaagaggaagagcgCATCAGACTGTCACCAGGAAACATCTCACAGGAAGAGATCAGACAGCAGGCTAAAAGCAGAGTCTTAAAGAAGCATCTGAACAATGCACCACATAGACGTATTAGACGTTTTGTGGGTTTTGCGTTCATTGCTGGATTAATTGCAGTTGTCTCAGCTGTGTTGATCAAGTCAAAATTTAAGAAAGATGAAGTATTAGCAACACCACTAGCAACAGTG AGGCagaaggagaagcagaagaagaagcagtaCCAACAGAAGCAGAGGATGGAGCAGATGAAACAgaacaagaagaggaagaaaaaactgAGGAAGAGTCAACAACAGAGGCAGAAGACGAAGAAGGAG